TAAAATGATTCAATATAAAGAAGTTTATCAGTACAACAATCTACAAGAGTTAGCATTTGAATTGTATTTTCGAAAACAAACGATGAAAGCAAGCGTAGATTTAAATAAGAGTGGGGTCACCTTCGCCGTTTTTAAGGAATCATTTTGCAACCCTAAGTATTGGAGGTTAACCAATCGAGGAGCCTTCGTTATTAAAAGTGGAATAAGACCTCGTGACGCAATTAGAGATATTTTTCTCAACGGAAAAAAGTATGCGTTTGAGTGCGCAACGGCTATCGTTATTATTTTTTATAAAGCGGCTTTACAATCCATCAAAGAAGAACAGTTTGATCAACTATTTAGTGGTTTAACACTTTACGATTGGCATTATGATGATGATCTTGGAGTCATTACAAAAGAGGGGAATGACTATTTGCAAGGTGATTGTGTTTATTTTAAAAACCCAGATGTTAACCCGTTAACTCCTGAAT
This portion of the Bacillus carboniphilus genome encodes:
- a CDS encoding protein-glutamine gamma-glutamyltransferase; translation: MIQIQYQPISQQAVSSLMGSYGEILSKMIQYKEVYQYNNLQELAFELYFRKQTMKASVDLNKSGVTFAVFKESFCNPKYWRLTNRGAFVIKSGIRPRDAIRDIFLNGKKYAFECATAIVIIFYKAALQSIKEEQFDQLFSGLTLYDWHYDDDLGVITKEGNDYLQGDCVYFKNPDVNPLTPEWRGENCIILQNDLYFGHGIGIKTGREMIEEINQFRIPGATRSAYLLSQVTRPNYQYLSQFKKTLYFLIFRESGQPLSFETPYSLHCFI